A window of the Anthonomus grandis grandis chromosome 9, icAntGran1.3, whole genome shotgun sequence genome harbors these coding sequences:
- the LOC126740336 gene encoding beta-galactoside alpha-2,6-sialyltransferase 2, translated as MRCTSLTNTIFINLIIFSLGVYFYTLWTKYDIPQKPLSPTTSTYDRQIYLYNRGLKENQSGPLLSRQKHHANKPMFPSSNMHVLEFDSCQYCCQTNDNPQTCHNKTLSFKMQLLRELSNTVAEEANVLNKGNAENKYNVHYVGPKEDFTEKPAKVVLCELMNTKLNTLRRSEVEGGLRASLPRRGFFENKAFNSCAVVASSGALRGSNLGNFIDSHDVVLRFNDAPTKSFERDVGSKTTIRVLNSQVVTKPQYHFLTSNLYKNITLVLWDPSNYSSSLEEWLKNPEYDLFRNFMQYRRQEDKPRIFLVNPLTIWDLWDFLQRNVQGRLRKNPPSSGFLGLRLLLPNCNFIDVIEYVPSSKLSKRCHYYDLDVNSACTFGVWHPLAAEKLIAYHLNEANDHEVFQRGYVRIRGFGNLNC; from the exons ATGCGTTGCACGAGCCTCACTAACACAATTTTCATCAACCTGATCATATTCAGCCTGGGGGTCTATTTTTACACCCTTTGGACAAAATATGACATCCCTCAGAAGCCCTTGTCCCCCACTACCTCGACGTACGACagacaaatatatttatacaaCAGAGGCCTGAAAGAAAACCAATCCGGACCGTTGTTATCCCGCCAAAAGCACCACGCCAACAAACCGATGTTTCCCAGCTCCAACATGCACGTCCTAGAATTTGACAGCTGTCAGTATTGCTGTCAAACGAATGACAATCCTCAGACCTGTCACAATAAAACGCTGAGTTTTAAAATGCAACTGCTAAGGGAACTGTCTAATACAGTAGCGGAGGAGGCGAACGTTTTAAATAAGGGTAATGCGGAGAATAAGTATAACGTTCACTATGTGGGTCCCAAGGAGGACTTTACGGAGAAACCCGCGAAAGTCGTTTTATGTGAATTAATGAATACGAAACTTAACACTCTGAGGAGGAGCGAGGTTGAAGGAGGCCTCAGGGCCTCCTTGCCTAGAAGAGGATTCTTCGAAAATAAAGCCTTTAATAGTTGTGCGGTTGTCGCAAGCAGTGGAGCACTCAGAGGGAGTAATTTAGGAAACTTCATTG ATTCCCACGATGTTGTTCTACGGTTCAACGACGCTCCAACTAAATCTTTTGAGCGTGACGTGGGCTCCAAGACCACCATAAGAGTCTTAAACTCCCAAGTGGTCACCAAACCCCAATATCACTTCCTCACATCTAATTTATATAAGAATATTACGTTGGTACTGTGGGACCCCAGCAACTATTCGTCTTCCCTGGAAGAATGGCTGAAGAATCCCGAATACGATTTGTTTAGGAATTTTATGCAGTATAGACGGCAAGAAGATAAACCGAGGATTTTCTTGGTTAATCCACTCACTATATGGGACTTATGGGATTTTCTGCAGAGGAACGTTCAAGGGCGCTTGCGGAAAAATCCACCGTCTTCTGGATTTTTAG GCTTAAGACTTCTTCTGCCCAACTGTAACTTTATCGACGTCATAGAATACGTGCCGTCCAGCAAACTGTCAAAGAGGTGTCACTATTACGACCTGGACGTAAACTCCGCTTGCACTTTTGGGGTGTGGCACCCCCTGGCGGCCGAAAAGTTAATCGCTTACCACCTGAACGAGGCGAACGATCACGAGGTGTTTCAACGCGGCTACGTCAGGATTCGGGGGTttggaaatttaaattgttGA